TGGAGCGCATGCGCCTGATCGAGGAGCAGGACGTGATCGTGCCTGCCAACTGGAAGGTGATCATGGACAACTCCATCGAGGGCTATCACTTCAAGCTGTCAGGCCCCTGTCACATCGACCTGGCCAAGCTGATCGACTTCAAGGGCTACCGCCTGACCAAGCGCGACAACTGGTGGACCTACATCGCTCCGGCCAATCTCCAGGCCGGTGAAGCCTATGGGGTTAAGTTGCGCAACGATCCGAACCCGAACGAGTGCTTCTTCAACATCGGCATGTGGCCGAACAACACCTTCTACACCTTCCCGTTCTCCGAGTTCCTCGGCACCTTCATCATGATTCCGCTGGATGCCGAGCGTTCCCTGTTGCGCTTCGGCTACTACAGCTCGAACGAGGAGACGGCGGAGGTCAGCAAGGCCTGCATGCGCTGGATGAATGAGCAACTGGGGCCGGAAGACATCGAGCTCAACATCACCGTGCAGAAGGGGCTGCGTTCCCTCGGTTACGACCAGGGGCGCTACATGATCGACGCCCAGCGCAGCAACGAAAGCGAGCACCTGGTGCATCACTTCCATCGTCTGGTGTTCCAGGGCATTCATGGCGAGGAGCGGGCCTGAGCCCGCTTTCGGAGGAGATGCCATGTCTGCACATGAATTCGACTACCTGATCGTCGGCGCCGGCTCGGCCGGCTGCGTGCTGGCCAATCGTCTTGGCGCCGAGCCTGGCGTGAAGGTGCTGGTACTGGAGGCCGGGCCGATGGACCAGAGCTGGACCATCGACATGCCGTCCGCGGTCGGCATCGTCGTGGGGGGCAGCCGCTACAACTGGCGCTACAGCACCGAGCCAGAGCCCTGGCTCGACAACCGCCGCATCGGCACGCCACGTGGCCGCACCCTGGGTGGCTCCTCATCCATCAATGGGATGGTCTACATCCGTGGCCACGCACGCGACTACGACAGTTGGGCCGAGCAAGGCTGTCATGGCTGGAGCTACCAGGAAGTGCTGCCCTATTTCATCCGCGCGGAGAACCATGAACGGGGTGCGGATGCCTACCACGGCGACGCTGGGCACCTGCACGTGACGGCAGGCAACATCGATACGCCTCTCTGTTCCGCCTTCGTCCAGGCCGGAGTGGAGGCCGGCTATGGTCAGAGTCGCGACCTCAATGGCTTTCGACAGGAAGGATTCGGGCCGGTGGACCGCACCACCCGCAAGGGCAAGCGATGGAGTACCGCCCGTGGCTATCTGGCCGAAGCACTGCTGCGTGGCAATGTCACGGTCGCCACCGGCGCGCTGAGCCTGCGCATTCTCTTCGAGGGGCGCCGCGCCTGTGGTATCGAGTACGAGCAGAACGGCCAGGTGCACCAGGCCCGTGCCCGCCGCGAGGTGATCCTCGCCGCCGGGGCGATCAACTCGCCGCAACTGCTGTTGCTCTCAGGCGTTGGTCCAGCGGAAGAGGTCAGGGCCCAGGGTCTGCCCCTTGTCCATGATCTGCCAGGCGTCGGCCGCCGTCTCAATGACCATCCGGACACCGTGGTGCAATACCTGTGCAAGCAGCCGGTATCCATCTATCCCTGGACCCGCGCGCCGGGCAAATGGTGGATCGGCGCTCGCTGGTTCGTCAGCCATGATGGCCTGGCGGCCAGCAACCACTTCGAAGCGGGTGCCTTCATACGCTCGAGGGCGGGCGTCGAGCACCCGGACCTGCAGCTCACCTTCATGCCGCTCGCCGTGCAGCCGGGCAGCGTCGACCTGGTGCCGTCGCATGCCTTCCAGATCCACATTGACCTGATGCGACCGACCAGCCTTGGCAGCGTCACCCTTCGCGGTGCCGATCCACGTCTGCCGCCACGGATTCAGTTCAACTACCTGAAGACCGAGCAGGATCGAGCCGACATGCGCGCCGGTGCGCGGCTGGTGCGGGAAATCATCGAACAGCCGGCCATGCGCGCGCTGAAAGGCAGGGAGTTGGTGCCGGGGCCGGAAAGCCTCAGCGACGGGGCGCTGGACGCCTGGGCTCGGCGGGTGACCGAAACCGGTTACCACGCCAGCGGTACCTGCAAGATGGGCCCGGCCTCCGACCCGGAGGCGGTGGTCGATCCAGAGCTTCGGGTGCATGGCCTGGACGGTCTGCGGGTGGTGGACGCCTCGATCATGCCGATCATCGTCAGTGGCAACACCAATGCGCCGACGGTGATGATCGCGGAGAAGGCCAGCGATATGATCCGGGGCCTGGTACCCCTGCCTGCGGCCCAGGTCCCGGTGTGGACTCATCCGGACTGGCGTGGACAGCAACGATAATCAGAGCACTCGAGCGAGGTGCCGAGCGTGGAAGGCCTGAACCCCAAGGAGCGTGCCCTGGCAGCCGGTGAAAGCCCGTTGCGCGTCGGGCTGCTGTGTTTGCCTTCATTCCCCAGCCTGGGGCTGGCCGCGGTCGCCGAGCCGCTGGCCATCGCCAACTGGCTGAGCCAGAAGCGGCTGTTCCAATGGACCCTGCTGTCACTGGACGGTGAGCCGGTACAGGCCAGCAATGGCCTTTCCAGCCAGGTGGAGGCGGGTATCAGCCCGGAGCAGGAGTTCGACCTCTGCTTCGTGATCGCCAGCTTCGATGTCCATCGACACTGCCGCAACAACCTGCTGAAAAGCTGGCTGCGCAAACAGGCGCTGTTCGGCGCCGTGCTGGTGGGCGTGGAAACCGGTACCGAACTGCTGGCCGCCGCCGGCGTGCTGGATGGCTATGACGCGGCCGTGCACTGGGACAACCTGCCCGGCTTCCAGGAGAGTTACCCCAGGGTGCGCTCCCGCGCTCAGCTCTACTGCCTGGATCGCCAGCGTCTGACCTGCGCCGGTGCGGCGGCCATCCTGGACATGATGCTGACCTGGCTGGGGAGCCGCATCGACGCCGACCTGGCCCGGGAGATCGGTATGCACCTCCTGGTCGGGCAGGTGCGTGCGCCCACCGAGAGTCAGCTGGACGACGGTCAGAGGGCTGAGCCGCTGCATGAAGGCAAGCTGCGTCGCGCAGTGCGCCTGATGGAGCAGACCCTGGAAGAACCCCTGGACTGCGAAGCCATCGCCAGCCGTGTGGGGTTGTCACGTCGGCAGCTGGAGCGTCAGTTCAAGCAGCACACCGGCCTATCGCCGCTGAAGTACTACATCGCCTTGCGACTGGCCCGCGCCCACAACCTGCTGCAACAGACCAACCTCAGCGTCTCCCAGGTCGCCGCCAGCTCGGGCTTCGGATCGCTGGAGCACTTCTCCCGCGCCTACCGCGCGCGCTTCGGTTGCCCACCCAGCGAGGACCGCAGCCAGACCTGGACGGCACCCGTGATGAGGCAGCCGCTGACTCGGCAAGGAACCTAGGGTAGGGCGGCCACTGGAGCCGCCCCGAGCGTGAAAGCGTTCCTGCCGTGGAAGGCCCTCTCCCTTCGGGGGAGAGGGCGGGCGTTGGGACCATCTTCCGGCGCGGAATCTCCGTGCCTGGCATCGAGTCCTGTTGTCGCTACGACGAATACCCAGCCTCTTCCCGATCCAGAATGCGCTTGAGCGCCGCGAAGTGTTTTTCGGCGAAGTCCGGGTACTCCAGCCATTGCCGGGCAGTCTTGCGCGCCACTTCGTCGCTGGCGATGCGCAGCGGCCTGCCGGTGGCCAGGGCGGTGAGGTAGATCTCGCAGGCGCGCTCGAAGTAGTAGAGGTCATCGAAGGCCTGGGCCACGCTGGTGGCCGCGACCATCACGCCGTGGCTGCCCAGCAACAGCACCGGTTTGCCATCCAGCAGGCGGCTGACCCGCTCGGCTTCGTCACCCAGGCCCATGCCATCGAAGCCTTCGTCTATCGCCAGTCGCTCGAAGAAGCGCATGCAGTTCTGCTCGATGGGCGGCAGCCGCGAGTCGGCCAGGCAGGCCAATGCCGTGGCGTACCTGGAGTGGGTGTGCAGCACGCAGCGCGCCTGGGGCTGGTTGCGGTGCAGCGCGCCGTGCAGGGCCCAGGCGGTAATGTCCGGAGCGTCAGGGCGATCGAGGGTGCCGGGGTCATCGGCGTTGACCAGGATCAGGTCGCTGGCGCGGATCTCCGAAAAGTGCTTGCCGTAGGGGTTGATCAGGAACTCCCGGCCATCTGCGGATACCGCCAGGCTGAAATGGTTGGCGATAGCCTCGTGCAGGCCGAGGCGGGCGGCCCAGCGGAAGGCGCAGGCGAGATCGACCCGTGCCTGCCAGTGATTGTGCTCGT
This genomic window from Pseudomonas furukawaii contains:
- a CDS encoding class II aldolase and adducin N-terminal domain-containing protein, translating into MNEHNHWQARVDLACAFRWAARLGLHEAIANHFSLAVSADGREFLINPYGKHFSEIRASDLILVNADDPGTLDRPDAPDITAWALHGALHRNQPQARCVLHTHSRYATALACLADSRLPPIEQNCMRFFERLAIDEGFDGMGLGDEAERVSRLLDGKPVLLLGSHGVMVAATSVAQAFDDLYYFERACEIYLTALATGRPLRIASDEVARKTARQWLEYPDFAEKHFAALKRILDREEAGYSS
- a CDS encoding aromatic ring-hydroxylating oxygenase subunit alpha is translated as MQSVEAIKLQTSIEGWAEQDPETAFTLPSRYFFDEGLFKAERDRIFMRAWHVAGHKSEFREPGQYVVVDLFDQSVVVARNMKGEIRAFHNVCQHRGNRLLDGRRGTTGGVVRCAYHSWCYEMDGSLRSAPRCERMKDFEPQQFNIPQLRVEELGGFVYFNFDPGAPSLAELFPGADEEMHRVFPDLERMRLIEEQDVIVPANWKVIMDNSIEGYHFKLSGPCHIDLAKLIDFKGYRLTKRDNWWTYIAPANLQAGEAYGVKLRNDPNPNECFFNIGMWPNNTFYTFPFSEFLGTFIMIPLDAERSLLRFGYYSSNEETAEVSKACMRWMNEQLGPEDIELNITVQKGLRSLGYDQGRYMIDAQRSNESEHLVHHFHRLVFQGIHGEERA
- a CDS encoding choline dehydrogenase, producing MSAHEFDYLIVGAGSAGCVLANRLGAEPGVKVLVLEAGPMDQSWTIDMPSAVGIVVGGSRYNWRYSTEPEPWLDNRRIGTPRGRTLGGSSSINGMVYIRGHARDYDSWAEQGCHGWSYQEVLPYFIRAENHERGADAYHGDAGHLHVTAGNIDTPLCSAFVQAGVEAGYGQSRDLNGFRQEGFGPVDRTTRKGKRWSTARGYLAEALLRGNVTVATGALSLRILFEGRRACGIEYEQNGQVHQARARREVILAAGAINSPQLLLLSGVGPAEEVRAQGLPLVHDLPGVGRRLNDHPDTVVQYLCKQPVSIYPWTRAPGKWWIGARWFVSHDGLAASNHFEAGAFIRSRAGVEHPDLQLTFMPLAVQPGSVDLVPSHAFQIHIDLMRPTSLGSVTLRGADPRLPPRIQFNYLKTEQDRADMRAGARLVREIIEQPAMRALKGRELVPGPESLSDGALDAWARRVTETGYHASGTCKMGPASDPEAVVDPELRVHGLDGLRVVDASIMPIIVSGNTNAPTVMIAEKASDMIRGLVPLPAAQVPVWTHPDWRGQQR
- a CDS encoding GlxA family transcriptional regulator; translated protein: MEGLNPKERALAAGESPLRVGLLCLPSFPSLGLAAVAEPLAIANWLSQKRLFQWTLLSLDGEPVQASNGLSSQVEAGISPEQEFDLCFVIASFDVHRHCRNNLLKSWLRKQALFGAVLVGVETGTELLAAAGVLDGYDAAVHWDNLPGFQESYPRVRSRAQLYCLDRQRLTCAGAAAILDMMLTWLGSRIDADLAREIGMHLLVGQVRAPTESQLDDGQRAEPLHEGKLRRAVRLMEQTLEEPLDCEAIASRVGLSRRQLERQFKQHTGLSPLKYYIALRLARAHNLLQQTNLSVSQVAASSGFGSLEHFSRAYRARFGCPPSEDRSQTWTAPVMRQPLTRQGT